The following proteins come from a genomic window of Pseudomonas putida:
- the benC gene encoding benzoate 1,2-dioxygenase electron transfer component BenC, protein MSFQIALNFEDGVTRFIEASGHETVADAAYRQGINIPLDCRDGACGTCKCKAESGRYDLGDNFIEDALSADEIAEGYVLTCQMRAESDCVVRIPASSQLCKTEQASFQAAISDVRQLSASTIALSIKGESLNRLAFLPGQYVNLTVPGSDQSRAYSFSSLQKDGEVSFLIRNVPGGLMSSFLTSLAKAGDNMSLAGPLGSFYLRPIQRPLLLLAGGTGLAPFTAMLEKIAEQGSEHPLHLIYGVTNDFDLVELDRLHALAALIPNFTFSACVANPESHYPQKGYVTQHIEPCHLNDGDVDVYLCGPPPMVEAVSQYIREQGITPANFYYEKFAAAAA, encoded by the coding sequence ATGAGCTTCCAGATCGCGCTTAATTTCGAAGACGGGGTAACCCGCTTCATCGAGGCCAGCGGCCATGAAACCGTCGCCGACGCCGCCTACCGCCAGGGCATCAATATCCCGCTGGACTGCCGCGATGGCGCCTGCGGTACCTGCAAGTGCAAGGCCGAATCCGGCCGTTATGACCTGGGCGACAACTTCATCGAAGACGCCCTCAGTGCAGACGAAATCGCCGAAGGCTATGTACTGACCTGCCAGATGCGCGCCGAAAGCGACTGCGTGGTACGTATCCCGGCGTCTTCGCAGCTGTGCAAGACCGAACAAGCCAGCTTCCAGGCCGCCATCAGTGATGTGCGCCAGCTGTCGGCCAGTACCATCGCCCTGTCGATCAAGGGGGAGTCGCTGAACAGGCTGGCTTTCCTGCCGGGGCAGTACGTCAACCTCACGGTGCCCGGCAGCGACCAGAGCCGTGCCTACTCCTTCAGTTCGTTGCAGAAGGACGGCGAAGTCAGCTTCCTGATTCGCAACGTGCCGGGCGGGCTGATGAGCAGCTTCCTCACCAGCCTGGCCAAGGCCGGCGACAACATGAGCCTGGCCGGGCCCTTGGGCAGCTTCTACCTGCGCCCGATCCAGCGCCCCTTGCTGCTGCTGGCCGGCGGCACGGGCCTGGCACCGTTTACGGCGATGCTGGAAAAGATCGCAGAACAGGGCAGCGAGCATCCCCTGCACCTGATCTATGGAGTGACCAACGACTTCGACCTGGTCGAGCTGGACCGTTTGCACGCCCTGGCTGCGCTCATCCCCAACTTCACCTTCAGCGCCTGTGTGGCCAACCCCGAAAGCCATTACCCGCAAAAGGGTTACGTGACCCAGCACATCGAGCCGTGCCACCTCAATGACGGCGATGTCGATGTGTACCTGTGCGGCCCGCCACCGATGGTCGAGGCGGTCAGCCAGTACATCCGCGAGCAGGGCATCACCCCGGCCAACTTCTACTACGAGAAGTTCGCGGCAGCGGCAGCCTGA
- the benB gene encoding benzoate 1,2-dioxygenase small subunit produces MSLHETVRDFLYREARYLDDAQWDQWLELYASDASFWMPAWDDDDRLTTDPQSEISLIWYGNRGGLEDRVFRIKTERSSATVPDTRTSHNISNIEIVEQGEGYCQVRFNWHTLSFRYKTTDSYFGTSFYTLDLRGEQPLIKAKKVVLKNDYVRQVIDIYHI; encoded by the coding sequence ATGAGCCTTCATGAGACCGTGCGCGACTTCCTGTACCGCGAAGCGCGCTACCTGGACGATGCACAGTGGGACCAGTGGCTGGAATTGTATGCCAGCGATGCAAGCTTCTGGATGCCCGCGTGGGATGACGACGACCGCCTCACCACCGATCCGCAAAGCGAGATCTCGCTGATCTGGTACGGCAACCGTGGCGGCCTCGAGGACCGGGTGTTCCGTATCAAGACCGAGCGTTCCAGTGCGACCGTGCCCGACACCCGCACCTCGCACAACATCAGCAACATCGAGATCGTCGAGCAGGGTGAGGGCTACTGCCAGGTGCGCTTCAACTGGCACACGCTGAGCTTTCGCTACAAGACCACCGACAGCTACTTCGGTACGAGCTTCTATACCCTGGACCTGCGCGGCGAACAGCCGCTTATCAAGGCCAAGAAGGTGGTGCTGAAGAACGACTACGTGCGTCAGGTCATCGACATCTACCACATCTGA
- the benA gene encoding benzoate 1,2-dioxygenase large subunit, whose protein sequence is MSLGFDYLNAMLEDDREKGIYRCKREMFTDPRLFDLEMKHIFEGNWIYLAHESQIPEKNDFLTLTMGRQPIFIARNKDGELNAFLNACSHRGAMLCRHKRGNRASYTCPFHGWTFNNSGKLLKVKDPSNAGYPDSFNCDGSHDLTKVARFESYRGFLFGSLNADVKPLAEHLGESAKIIDMIVDQSPEGLEVLRGASSYIYEGNWKLTAENGADGYHVSSVHWNYAATQNQRKQREAGEEIKTMSAGAWAKQGGGFYSFDHGHLLLWTRWANPEDRPAFERREQLAADFGQARADWMIENSRNLCLYPNVYLMDQFSSQIRIARPISVNKTEITIYCIAPRGESAEARARRIRQYEDFFNVSGMATPDDLEEFRSCQTGYGGGTGWNDMSRGAAHWVEGADEAAREIELSPLLSGVRTEDEGLFVLQHKYWQDTMLKALEDEQQLIPVEAVQ, encoded by the coding sequence ATGTCCCTGGGATTCGACTACCTCAATGCCATGCTCGAGGACGACCGTGAAAAGGGCATCTACCGCTGCAAGCGCGAGATGTTCACCGACCCACGCCTGTTCGATCTGGAGATGAAACACATCTTCGAGGGCAACTGGATCTACCTGGCCCACGAAAGCCAGATCCCCGAGAAAAACGACTTCCTCACCCTGACCATGGGGCGCCAGCCGATCTTTATCGCGCGCAACAAGGACGGTGAGCTCAATGCTTTCCTCAATGCCTGCAGTCACCGCGGTGCCATGCTCTGCCGGCACAAGCGCGGAAACCGCGCAAGCTACACCTGCCCGTTCCATGGCTGGACCTTCAATAACAGCGGCAAGCTGCTCAAGGTCAAGGATCCGAGCAACGCCGGCTACCCCGACAGTTTCAACTGCGACGGCTCCCACGACCTGACCAAGGTTGCCCGGTTCGAATCCTACCGCGGCTTCCTGTTCGGCAGCCTCAACGCCGATGTCAAACCGCTGGCCGAACACCTGGGCGAATCGGCCAAGATCATCGACATGATCGTTGACCAGTCCCCCGAGGGCCTGGAGGTACTGCGCGGGGCCAGTTCGTACATCTACGAAGGCAACTGGAAGCTGACCGCCGAGAACGGCGCCGACGGCTACCATGTCAGCTCCGTGCACTGGAACTACGCCGCCACCCAGAACCAGCGCAAGCAGCGCGAGGCGGGTGAAGAGATCAAGACCATGAGCGCTGGTGCATGGGCCAAGCAGGGGGGTGGTTTTTACTCCTTCGACCATGGCCACCTGCTGCTCTGGACCCGCTGGGCCAACCCCGAAGACCGCCCGGCCTTCGAACGCCGCGAACAACTCGCCGCGGACTTCGGCCAGGCTCGCGCCGACTGGATGATCGAGAACTCGCGCAACCTGTGCCTGTACCCCAATGTCTACCTGATGGACCAGTTCAGTTCGCAGATCCGGATCGCTCGGCCGATATCGGTGAACAAAACCGAGATCACCATCTACTGCATCGCGCCCAGAGGCGAGAGCGCCGAGGCCCGTGCCAGGCGCATTCGTCAGTACGAAGACTTCTTCAACGTCAGTGGCATGGCCACCCCCGACGACCTTGAGGAATTCCGCTCCTGCCAGACAGGTTACGGCGGTGGTACCGGCTGGAACGACATGTCACGCGGCGCGGCGCACTGGGTCGAGGGGGCCGACGAGGCCGCCCGCGAAATCGAGCTCAGCCCGCTGCTGTCTGGCGTGCGCACTGAGGACGAGGGCCTGTTCGTGCTGCAGCACAAGTACTGGCAGGACACCATGCTCAAGGCTCTGGAAGACGAGCAGCAACTGATCCCCGTGGAGGCCGTGCAATGA